A window of Corallococcus macrosporus DSM 14697 contains these coding sequences:
- a CDS encoding SCO family protein — protein sequence MMSTLSHILPRVRRAGFLTAAALVLAVAVPASAMPGAGKTPRAILEAQQDLPPQVKGVDVQEHLGELVPTDTRFLDASGREVRLGDVLPKSRPTLLTLVYYNCPMLCNLVLNAQVQAMKELGLELGKDYEAVTVSIDPDDTPAQSLERRRRHLQSMGKPETAPWHFLTGTDAEIRRLADALGFKYTYDESTKQYAHAAVVHVLTPEGSISRYLYGTTFPPSDMKLALLEAANGRVGTSFDQVILSCFKYDTATRRYGFYIFGFIRLGGIAVFCALATMLIYFWRRELKKGAAA from the coding sequence ATGATGTCCACCCTCTCCCACATCCTCCCGCGCGTCCGCCGCGCGGGCTTCCTCACCGCGGCGGCGCTGGTCCTGGCCGTCGCCGTGCCGGCCTCGGCCATGCCGGGCGCCGGGAAGACGCCCCGGGCCATCCTGGAGGCGCAGCAGGACCTGCCGCCCCAGGTGAAGGGCGTGGACGTCCAGGAGCACCTGGGGGAGCTGGTGCCCACGGACACCCGCTTCCTCGACGCCTCCGGGCGCGAGGTGCGCCTGGGCGACGTGCTGCCCAAGTCCCGGCCCACGCTGCTGACGCTCGTCTATTACAACTGCCCCATGCTCTGTAACCTGGTGCTCAACGCCCAGGTGCAGGCCATGAAGGAGCTCGGGCTCGAGCTGGGCAAGGACTATGAGGCCGTCACCGTCAGCATCGACCCTGACGACACCCCCGCCCAGAGCCTGGAGCGGCGGCGGCGGCACCTGCAGTCCATGGGCAAGCCGGAGACGGCCCCCTGGCACTTCCTGACCGGGACGGACGCGGAGATCCGCCGGCTCGCGGACGCCCTGGGCTTCAAGTACACCTACGACGAGAGCACGAAGCAGTACGCCCACGCGGCCGTGGTGCACGTGCTCACGCCGGAAGGCAGCATCTCCCGGTATCTCTACGGGACGACGTTTCCCCCCTCGGACATGAAGCTGGCGTTGCTGGAGGCGGCCAATGGCCGCGTGGGTACCAGCTTCGATCAGGTCATCCTGTCCTGCTTCAAGTATGACACCGCCACTCGGCGGTATGGCTTCTACATCTTCGGGTTCATCCGCCTGGGCGGCATTGCCGTGTTCTGCGCCCTGGCGACGATGCTGATCTATTTCTGGAGGCGCGAGCTGAAGAAAGGCGCGGCGGCATGA
- the coxB gene encoding cytochrome c oxidase subunit II: protein MSELLNDILFLPEAASTFAERIDKLHHFVVGTTMVMSTAVGLAALFFFFRYRRRLPAQATEYVVPTLKTEFLFVSVPLVFFLAWFGIGFRDFTWVTTPPKDAMDVYVMGKQWMWKFSYPEGPNGVNVLHVPANRPVRLLITSRDVLHSFYVPAFRIKMDALPGRYTQIWFEATKPGTYQVLCTEYCGLSHSKMLAEVVVLPEEEYENWIKEQRRGRLQDRQDALADNSLVPPVARMVEQGQVLAGTQGCLKCHSVDGSQHIGPTFLGMYDRVEQLEDGQSIRVDEAYITQSMMDPGAHLVAGYQNVMPTYQGKLQGPETAAIVEYIKSLRTPNVREGASEGPAYDAIQ from the coding sequence ATGAGCGAGCTTCTCAACGATATCCTGTTCCTCCCGGAGGCCGCGTCCACGTTCGCGGAGCGCATCGACAAGCTGCATCACTTCGTCGTGGGTACGACGATGGTGATGTCCACGGCGGTCGGTCTGGCGGCCCTGTTCTTCTTCTTCCGTTACCGCCGCCGCCTGCCGGCGCAGGCGACGGAGTACGTGGTCCCCACGCTGAAGACGGAGTTCCTGTTCGTCTCCGTCCCCCTCGTGTTCTTCCTGGCCTGGTTCGGCATCGGGTTCCGGGACTTCACGTGGGTCACCACGCCGCCCAAGGACGCGATGGACGTCTACGTCATGGGCAAGCAGTGGATGTGGAAGTTCTCCTACCCGGAGGGCCCCAACGGGGTGAATGTGCTGCACGTGCCGGCCAACCGCCCGGTGCGTCTGCTCATCACCTCCCGTGACGTGCTGCACTCCTTCTACGTGCCGGCCTTCCGCATCAAGATGGATGCGCTCCCGGGCCGCTACACGCAGATCTGGTTCGAGGCGACCAAGCCGGGCACGTACCAGGTGCTGTGCACCGAGTACTGCGGCCTGTCGCACTCGAAGATGCTGGCCGAGGTCGTCGTGCTCCCGGAAGAGGAGTACGAGAACTGGATCAAGGAGCAGCGCCGCGGCCGCCTGCAGGACCGTCAGGACGCGCTGGCGGACAACTCCCTGGTGCCGCCGGTGGCGCGCATGGTGGAGCAGGGCCAGGTGCTCGCGGGCACGCAGGGCTGCCTCAAGTGCCACTCGGTGGACGGCTCGCAGCACATCGGCCCCACCTTCCTGGGCATGTATGACCGCGTGGAGCAGCTCGAGGACGGCCAGAGCATCCGCGTGGACGAGGCCTATATCACCCAGTCGATGATGGACCCGGGCGCCCACCTGGTGGCGGGCTACCAGAACGTGATGCCGACCTACCAGGGCAAGCTGCAGGGCCCGGAGACGGCCGCCATCGTCGAGTACATCAAGTCGCTTCGCACTCCGAACGTCCGTGAGGGCGCCTCCGAGGGACCCGCCTATGACGCCATCCAGTAG
- the ctaD gene encoding cytochrome c oxidase subunit I produces the protein MTPSSSIAAPGATPAPEEHHDHHPSYLVDGTTIKSWVLTVDHKRIGLMFLFWVLLFFLVGGIFALLIRVELLTPGPTIMDAMTYNRTFTLHGLVMIFLFMIPAIPAVFGNFLLPLMLGAKDVAFPRLNLLSLYIYLGGAFLALWGMLNGGLDTGWTFYTPYSAHTTTTVAPVLFGAFIIGFSSIVTGINFIVTVHTMRAPGITWFKMPLFVWAIYATSCIQVLATPVIGLLLCLVTVENLFGFGMFDPARGGDPVLFQHLFWFYSHPAVYIMVLPAFGVMSEVVAAYSRKNIFGYRAVAYSSLGIAFVGFFAWGHHMFVSGQSTFTGGLFGVLTMLVGVFTAIKVFNWVGTVYKGAVDFKTPFAYFCGFLFFTVFGGMTGIALGTVSLDVPWHDTYFVVAHFHFIMVGATIMAFLAALHYWFPKMFGRTYHEGWGLVSAALIILGFNATFIPQFLLGNNGMPRRYYEYPERFQALNVASTAGASLLAFGFIIIAMYLTYALVYGKASGKNPWRSKGYEWLSESPPPTHNFVGPQPVFPEEPHFYVDPKKAEVPDAV, from the coding sequence ATGACGCCATCCAGTAGCATCGCAGCCCCGGGCGCCACCCCCGCGCCCGAGGAGCATCACGACCACCACCCGAGCTACCTGGTCGACGGCACCACCATCAAGTCGTGGGTGCTGACGGTCGACCACAAGCGCATCGGGCTCATGTTCCTGTTCTGGGTCCTGCTGTTCTTCCTGGTGGGCGGCATCTTCGCGCTGCTCATCCGGGTGGAGCTGCTGACCCCGGGCCCGACCATCATGGACGCGATGACGTACAACCGTACGTTCACGCTCCATGGCCTGGTCATGATCTTCCTGTTCATGATTCCGGCCATCCCGGCCGTCTTCGGCAACTTCCTGCTGCCGCTGATGCTGGGCGCCAAGGACGTGGCCTTCCCGCGGCTGAACCTGCTGTCGCTCTACATCTACCTGGGCGGCGCCTTCCTCGCGCTGTGGGGCATGCTCAACGGCGGCCTGGACACGGGCTGGACGTTCTACACCCCGTACAGCGCGCACACGACGACCACGGTGGCGCCGGTGCTGTTCGGCGCGTTCATCATCGGGTTCAGCTCCATCGTCACGGGCATCAACTTCATCGTGACGGTGCACACCATGCGCGCGCCGGGCATCACCTGGTTCAAGATGCCGCTGTTCGTGTGGGCCATCTACGCCACGAGCTGCATCCAGGTGCTGGCCACGCCCGTCATCGGTCTGCTGCTGTGCCTGGTGACGGTGGAGAACCTGTTCGGGTTCGGCATGTTCGACCCGGCCCGCGGCGGTGACCCGGTGCTCTTCCAGCACCTGTTCTGGTTCTACAGCCACCCGGCCGTGTACATCATGGTGCTCCCCGCCTTCGGCGTGATGAGCGAGGTCGTCGCGGCCTACAGCCGGAAGAACATCTTCGGCTACCGCGCGGTGGCGTACTCCAGCCTGGGCATCGCCTTCGTCGGCTTCTTCGCCTGGGGCCACCACATGTTCGTGTCCGGCCAGTCCACCTTCACGGGCGGTCTGTTCGGCGTGCTGACCATGCTGGTGGGTGTGTTCACCGCCATCAAGGTCTTCAACTGGGTGGGCACCGTCTACAAGGGCGCGGTCGACTTCAAGACGCCCTTCGCCTACTTCTGCGGCTTCCTGTTCTTCACCGTGTTCGGTGGCATGACGGGCATCGCGCTGGGCACGGTGTCGCTGGACGTCCCCTGGCACGACACCTACTTCGTGGTGGCGCACTTCCACTTCATCATGGTGGGCGCGACCATCATGGCCTTCCTGGCCGCCCTCCACTACTGGTTCCCGAAGATGTTCGGGCGCACGTACCACGAGGGTTGGGGCCTGGTGTCCGCGGCGCTCATCATCCTGGGCTTCAACGCCACGTTCATCCCCCAGTTCCTGCTGGGCAACAACGGCATGCCGCGCCGCTACTACGAGTACCCGGAGCGCTTCCAGGCGCTGAACGTGGCCTCCACGGCGGGCGCGTCCCTGCTGGCCTTCGGCTTCATCATCATCGCCATGTACCTGACCTACGCGCTGGTCTACGGCAAGGCGTCCGGCAAGAACCCGTGGCGCAGCAAGGGCTACGAGTGGCTGTCCGAGTCGCCGCCGCCGACCCACAACTTCGTGGGGCCGCAGCCGGTGTTCCCGGAGGAGCCCCACTTCTACGTGGACCCGAAGAAGGCCGAGGTGCCCGATGCAGTCTAG
- a CDS encoding cytochrome c oxidase subunit 3 family protein — MQSSSHAAGGVLPVPRLAGHFASLEVQNHAARLGMWLFLATEILLFAGLFICYGVYRFLFPEAWAAASRSLDLTLGTINTVVLITSSLTAALAVHYAKEGKNKMVAVQIALTLVMAVGFLVIKYFEYDHKFQIGTLPGRFYSYEGIQLPGVPMYFTVYFCSTALHGLHVVIGMVVLAFSMVRALKKADFGPNNYTMVELGSMYWHLVDLVWIFLFPMLYLV, encoded by the coding sequence ATGCAGTCTAGTTCTCACGCCGCCGGGGGCGTCCTGCCCGTCCCCCGGCTCGCCGGCCACTTCGCCTCGCTGGAGGTGCAGAACCACGCCGCGCGCCTGGGCATGTGGCTGTTCCTGGCGACGGAAATCCTGCTCTTCGCCGGCCTCTTCATCTGCTACGGCGTCTACCGCTTCCTCTTCCCGGAGGCGTGGGCCGCCGCCAGCCGCAGCCTGGACCTGACGCTGGGCACCATCAACACGGTGGTGCTCATCACCTCCTCGCTCACCGCCGCGCTCGCGGTGCACTACGCGAAGGAGGGGAAGAACAAGATGGTCGCGGTGCAGATTGCCCTCACCCTGGTGATGGCCGTCGGCTTCCTCGTCATCAAGTACTTCGAGTACGACCACAAGTTCCAGATTGGCACGCTGCCGGGCCGCTTCTACTCGTACGAGGGCATCCAGCTTCCGGGCGTGCCCATGTACTTCACGGTCTACTTCTGCTCGACGGCCCTGCACGGTCTTCACGTCGTCATCGGCATGGTGGTGCTGGCCTTCTCCATGGTCCGCGCGCTGAAGAAGGCTGACTTCGGGCCGAACAACTACACGATGGTCGAGCTGGGCAGCATGTACTGGCACCTCGTCGACCTGGTGTGGATCTTCCTCTTCCCGATGCTGTACCTCGTTTGA
- a CDS encoding cytochrome C oxidase subunit IV family protein: MGIANESRQEEQNMREEHHGAGRYWLIWGLLLVLTVVTVVTGRIHIPTWGLVLALVIASTKGTLVLLYFMHLADHRGANRLVFAVSIIFVVLMLAIPLVDLGTRYRGATPPGSTYSDLQALDIGADAQEGRYGGGIRKEGKTGEESGATKQ; this comes from the coding sequence ATGGGCATTGCCAACGAATCCCGGCAAGAAGAACAGAACATGCGCGAGGAGCACCACGGAGCGGGCCGTTACTGGCTCATCTGGGGCCTGCTGCTGGTGCTGACGGTGGTGACGGTCGTCACCGGCCGCATCCACATCCCCACCTGGGGCCTGGTGCTGGCGCTCGTCATCGCGTCCACCAAGGGCACGCTGGTGCTGCTGTACTTCATGCACCTGGCTGACCACCGCGGCGCCAACCGCCTGGTGTTCGCCGTGTCCATCATCTTCGTGGTGTTGATGCTCGCCATTCCGCTGGTGGACCTGGGCACCCGCTACCGCGGCGCCACTCCGCCGGGCTCGACGTACAGCGACCTGCAGGCGCTGGACATCGGCGCGGACGCGCAGGAAGGCCGCTACGGTGGCGGCATCCGCAAGGAAGGCAAGACGGGCGAGGAGTCCGGCGCCACCAAGCAGTAG
- a CDS encoding DUF481 domain-containing protein, which produces MLSAAFLIATSLQAQSPAPAPATPPAPAAPAAEAAPAAPAAPAASAASLTAEERAAAAAERAAIAAERAAEASARAAEAAERVAAATAPAAPASADAPATDKKKGEWDVTVGLGLISLTGNASTLTVSGLASAQRTTDHWIYAIKSFGSYGRSRPPEVEGQAAESQVVALNAGVELRGDRRFTEVISGYLLAGAEADHVKSVESRTYGEGGMGVLWWDEKKEKGRESYLRTDAAFRYANETRFQFYPTRMDLPDVDLGGPRFGAVFRYGLAQNVLFKEDVEVLVSVIGDSRMLFNSQTQLSVGLTKQLSLGASFLIKHDSAPPPGKVPTDTALALNFEVML; this is translated from the coding sequence ATGCTTTCCGCCGCCTTTCTGATTGCCACGTCCCTGCAGGCCCAGTCGCCTGCGCCCGCTCCCGCCACGCCGCCGGCTCCCGCCGCGCCCGCCGCGGAGGCCGCGCCCGCCGCGCCCGCCGCGCCCGCCGCGTCCGCCGCGTCCCTCACCGCCGAGGAGCGCGCCGCCGCCGCGGCCGAGCGCGCCGCCATCGCCGCCGAGCGCGCCGCCGAGGCCAGCGCCCGCGCCGCCGAGGCCGCCGAGCGCGTCGCCGCCGCCACGGCGCCCGCCGCGCCGGCGTCGGCCGACGCGCCCGCCACCGACAAGAAGAAGGGGGAGTGGGACGTCACCGTCGGCCTGGGCCTCATCTCGCTGACGGGTAACGCCTCCACCTTGACGGTGAGCGGTCTGGCCAGCGCGCAGCGGACGACGGACCATTGGATCTACGCCATCAAGTCCTTCGGCTCCTACGGCCGCAGCCGCCCGCCCGAGGTGGAGGGCCAGGCGGCCGAGTCCCAGGTGGTGGCGCTCAACGCCGGCGTCGAGCTGCGCGGTGACCGCCGCTTCACGGAGGTCATCAGCGGCTACCTGCTGGCTGGCGCGGAGGCGGACCACGTGAAGAGCGTGGAGTCGCGCACCTATGGTGAGGGCGGGATGGGCGTGCTGTGGTGGGACGAGAAGAAGGAGAAGGGCCGCGAGTCCTACCTCCGCACCGACGCCGCCTTCCGCTACGCCAACGAAACGCGCTTCCAGTTCTACCCCACGCGGATGGATTTGCCCGACGTGGACCTGGGCGGCCCCCGCTTCGGCGCGGTGTTCCGCTACGGGCTGGCGCAGAACGTCCTCTTCAAGGAGGACGTGGAGGTGCTGGTGAGCGTCATCGGTGACTCGCGCATGCTGTTCAACAGCCAGACGCAGCTCTCCGTGGGCCTCACCAAGCAGCTCTCCCTGGGCGCCAGCTTCCTCATCAAGCACGACAGCGCGCCGCCCCCGGGCAAGGTGCCCACGGACACCGCGCTGGCGCTGAACTTCGAAGTGATGCTGTAG
- a CDS encoding GNAT family N-acetyltransferase, producing MHLVVADEAQKTERDRHTYAAWGSPLTVEQFLQREQRLRAHPWSRDTLRTWLLCDGSGRVLTSCETFRTPSYLRGPDGQYTRGDSFVIASVFTEPALRGHGHATRLMDLVATELERTQPGAQAAVLYSDVGARIYRRSGYQEAPAWDWHLPVGQGDAGLQVDSLLEDADVPAALARMRRPDVPFYLWPEAAQVDWHLERERIYAELLRRPRPKACGAVVNASTALWAMMARYGELVVLMLDARSEEDAAALLEAAGAQAHKAGLARVVLWEEAGTMPWVARLPEARREAREGSLPMVRPLREGLPAAADIPFARALWA from the coding sequence ATGCATCTGGTCGTCGCCGACGAAGCACAGAAGACGGAGAGAGACCGTCACACCTACGCCGCGTGGGGCTCGCCGCTCACCGTCGAGCAGTTCCTCCAGCGGGAGCAGCGCCTGCGCGCCCACCCCTGGAGCCGGGACACCCTGCGAACCTGGCTGCTGTGTGACGGCTCGGGCCGGGTGCTCACCTCGTGCGAGACGTTCCGGACGCCCAGCTACCTGCGCGGCCCCGACGGCCAGTACACGCGGGGCGACAGCTTCGTCATCGCCAGCGTCTTCACCGAGCCGGCCCTGCGCGGGCACGGCCATGCCACGCGGCTGATGGACCTGGTGGCCACCGAGCTGGAGCGCACGCAGCCGGGTGCCCAGGCCGCCGTGCTCTATTCCGACGTGGGCGCCCGCATCTACCGGCGCTCCGGCTACCAGGAAGCCCCGGCCTGGGACTGGCACCTGCCGGTAGGCCAGGGCGACGCCGGGCTACAAGTGGACTCGCTGCTCGAGGACGCGGATGTGCCCGCCGCGCTCGCCCGGATGCGGCGGCCCGACGTGCCCTTCTACCTGTGGCCGGAGGCCGCGCAGGTGGACTGGCATCTGGAGCGAGAGCGCATCTACGCGGAGCTGCTGCGCCGGCCCCGGCCCAAGGCCTGCGGCGCCGTGGTGAACGCGTCCACGGCGCTGTGGGCGATGATGGCCCGCTACGGCGAGCTGGTGGTGCTGATGCTGGATGCACGCTCGGAGGAGGACGCCGCCGCGTTGCTGGAGGCCGCTGGGGCCCAGGCCCACAAGGCGGGCCTGGCCAGGGTGGTGCTGTGGGAGGAGGCGGGCACCATGCCGTGGGTGGCGCGGCTCCCCGAGGCCCGCCGAGAGGCCCGCGAGGGCTCGCTGCCCATGGTGCGCCCCCTGCGCGAGGGGCTGCCCGCCGCCGCGGACATCCCCTTCGCTCGCGCGCTGTGGGCGTGA